A region of Nitrospirota bacterium DNA encodes the following proteins:
- the nadB gene encoding L-aspartate oxidase produces the protein MNPSVKTADFLVIGGGVAGLRAAIELASSKGSIIVLTKDKPTESSTEYAQGGIAVALSDEDEIGIHYDDTIKAGDGLCDAEAVKVMVNEGPDLILDLISWGAEFDKDGSKLDFSREAAHSRKRILHSHGDSTGKEIERTLINKVRTFPSITRYDFSFTLDLIIADNRCVGARVLRKGEIVDIYAKAVVLATGGAGELFAGTTNPSIATADGMAIAYRAGALLTDMEFIQFHPTTLFYPSAPPFLLSEAMRGEGAVLKNIKGERFMHLYHELAELAPRDVVSRAIVSEMVNTEAKHVFLDISHLDHNFIKKRFPQIYKTCLSFNIDITREMIPVTPAAHYIMGGVKTDLNSETSIKGLFAAGEVACTGVHGANRLASNSLLEGLVFGTRAGRAALKYVDTAGYAESEHPIDSLPLMPDTAKPIDTEKIRYSLRKVMWEKVGIIRCNESLSIAKEHLTKWAFVLDAHFSGRRELELKNMLTSADIIVNSALFRKESIGAHFRSDFKVRGQKWNRHTACRKDEGIFWIGQGE, from the coding sequence ATGAATCCCTCTGTTAAAACAGCGGATTTTCTCGTAATAGGCGGAGGGGTTGCCGGCTTAAGGGCAGCCATCGAACTTGCATCTTCAAAAGGCAGCATCATCGTCCTTACAAAAGACAAACCGACCGAGAGCAGCACCGAGTATGCGCAGGGCGGGATAGCCGTCGCTCTCAGTGATGAGGATGAGATAGGCATTCACTATGATGACACCATCAAGGCGGGTGACGGGCTGTGCGACGCAGAGGCCGTAAAGGTCATGGTTAACGAGGGGCCTGACCTTATCCTTGACCTTATATCCTGGGGCGCGGAGTTTGACAAGGACGGGAGCAAGCTTGATTTCTCGCGTGAGGCTGCGCACTCAAGGAAGAGGATACTTCACTCCCACGGTGATTCAACCGGCAAAGAGATAGAACGCACCCTGATCAATAAAGTCCGCACATTCCCTTCGATCACAAGATATGATTTTTCATTTACTCTTGACCTGATCATAGCTGACAACAGGTGTGTGGGCGCAAGGGTTCTGAGAAAGGGCGAGATAGTAGATATCTACGCAAAGGCGGTTGTGCTTGCAACAGGCGGGGCAGGGGAGCTTTTTGCAGGAACCACGAATCCCTCTATCGCGACCGCTGACGGGATGGCCATAGCCTACAGGGCAGGCGCATTGCTGACTGACATGGAGTTTATTCAGTTCCATCCGACAACGCTCTTTTATCCTTCAGCTCCGCCGTTTCTGCTGAGCGAGGCGATGAGAGGCGAAGGCGCCGTGCTGAAGAACATAAAAGGCGAGAGGTTCATGCATTTATATCATGAGCTGGCTGAGCTTGCGCCAAGGGACGTAGTAAGCAGGGCGATAGTATCAGAGATGGTCAATACAGAGGCAAAGCATGTCTTTCTTGATATCTCTCATCTTGACCATAATTTTATCAAGAAGCGCTTTCCGCAGATATATAAGACATGCCTCAGCTTCAACATAGATATTACAAGGGAGATGATTCCGGTAACTCCTGCTGCGCATTACATTATGGGCGGGGTGAAGACCGATCTCAACAGTGAAACAAGTATTAAAGGCCTCTTTGCCGCCGGTGAGGTTGCGTGCACAGGAGTTCACGGCGCTAACAGGCTTGCCTCAAACAGCCTTCTTGAAGGCCTTGTATTTGGGACGAGGGCAGGCAGGGCCGCGCTGAAGTATGTGGATACTGCCGGATATGCCGAGTCAGAGCATCCTATTGACAGCCTTCCTTTGATGCCGGATACAGCCAAGCCTATTGATACGGAAAAGATAAGGTATTCTCTCAGAAAGGTCATGTGGGAAAAGGTCGGCATAATCAGGTGCAATGAATCATTGAGCATCGCAAAGGAGCATCTGACTAAATGGGCATTTGTTCTGGATGCGCACTTCAGCGGCAGGAGGGAGCTTGAGCTGAAGAACATGCTGACATCTGCGGATATTATTGTTAATTCCGCCCTTTTCAGAAAAGAGAGCATAGGCGCCCACTTCCGGTCCGACTTCAAGGTAAGAGGGCAGAAGTGGAACAGGCATACCGCATGCCGCAAGGATGAAGGAATCTTCTGGATAGGGCAGGGAGAATGA
- a CDS encoding YdbL family protein, with protein MKKILLKRSVLCSLVFFISSCVTINIYFPAAAVAEAADKIVEEVWGEKNRQKQEEQQKLDEQKKQNEPQSMIQDDSGSLFSFFGPSSAYAQDADINITTPAIRALKESIQERSASIKPFMESGNAGISRDGLLAVRNTSGLSLKDKAALTRLIEAENSDREALYAEIAKANNFTPEKIPDVKKIFAESWIKNAKQGWWIQGQDGSWEQK; from the coding sequence ATGAAAAAGATATTGCTCAAAAGATCGGTTCTATGTTCTCTGGTCTTCTTTATTTCGTCCTGCGTAACCATAAATATCTATTTCCCTGCGGCTGCCGTTGCGGAGGCTGCGGATAAGATAGTGGAAGAGGTATGGGGCGAGAAGAACAGGCAAAAACAGGAAGAGCAGCAGAAGCTGGATGAACAGAAGAAGCAGAATGAACCGCAGAGCATGATACAGGATGATTCAGGATCCTTATTCTCATTCTTCGGGCCTTCATCTGCTTATGCCCAGGATGCTGACATTAATATCACAACTCCCGCGATCAGGGCTTTGAAAGAATCCATACAAGAGCGGTCAGCCTCCATCAAGCCATTCATGGAGAGCGGAAATGCCGGGATCTCCCGTGACGGGCTGCTTGCCGTGCGCAACACCAGCGGATTATCTTTAAAGGACAAGGCTGCGCTTACCCGACTTATTGAGGCTGAGAACAGTGACCGTGAAGCGCTCTATGCGGAGATTGCAAAGGCCAATAACTTCACGCCTGAGAAGATACCTGATGTTAAGAAGATATTTGCGGAAAGCTGGATCAAGAATGCCAAACAGGGCTGGTGGATCCAAGGTCAGGACGGAAGCTGGGAACAGAAATAA
- a CDS encoding DUF401 family protein, translating into MIDIIKIISVLVIMVVLLKRKWNLGVVMSLSSVILAFLYLLAPLDFLKAFYAGSTDKTTISLITALILIRIFENVMRQNGIMQQMMDSFRGMVMDRRVLMASMPALIGLLPSMGGALFSAPMVDEASKNIDVSQEKKAFINYMFRHPWEFMLPLYPGVILASAITSYSLRQIMFANLPYALCLMIGGTLWGLKGIGRQREGFKKISRAGLVSFIPLSAILVMVIIFHMNLSICLSLVIVSMFVVFRYSIKDILQTLKKGFSWEIVLIILGAMTFKAVLNNSGAVVNISRFFTEENIPVLPVLFFLPFIYGLLTGLTVGFVGSTFPIILGLDGVHHIGAISFAFASGYVGVLLSPVHLCLVLTREYFKASMNMIYRNTIKVCVLIMVVALIEYFVSSRYWQ; encoded by the coding sequence ATGATTGACATCATCAAGATAATATCGGTTCTCGTCATTATGGTGGTTCTCCTGAAGAGAAAGTGGAACCTCGGTGTCGTGATGTCTCTCTCGTCAGTTATCCTCGCATTTCTGTATCTGCTTGCGCCGCTCGATTTTCTAAAGGCCTTCTACGCCGGCAGCACGGATAAGACAACGATCAGCCTTATCACAGCGCTCATTCTCATCAGGATATTTGAGAACGTCATGCGGCAAAACGGCATCATGCAGCAGATGATGGATTCTTTCAGGGGGATGGTCATGGACAGGAGGGTACTCATGGCGTCAATGCCCGCGCTTATCGGGCTGCTGCCATCAATGGGCGGCGCGCTCTTTTCAGCGCCCATGGTGGATGAGGCGTCAAAGAACATCGACGTCTCCCAGGAGAAGAAGGCGTTCATAAATTATATGTTCAGGCATCCGTGGGAGTTCATGCTCCCTCTCTACCCCGGTGTGATCCTCGCGTCTGCCATTACATCATATTCGCTGAGACAGATTATGTTCGCCAATCTGCCATATGCCTTGTGCCTCATGATAGGAGGAACCTTGTGGGGGCTGAAAGGAATCGGGAGGCAGAGAGAAGGATTTAAAAAGATCTCGCGTGCCGGGCTTGTGAGCTTTATCCCTTTGTCAGCCATTCTGGTCATGGTAATAATCTTCCATATGAATTTATCAATATGCCTCAGCCTTGTGATCGTCAGCATGTTCGTTGTCTTCCGGTATTCGATAAAAGATATATTGCAGACTTTAAAAAAAGGCTTTTCATGGGAGATAGTTCTGATAATACTCGGCGCCATGACCTTCAAGGCGGTCTTGAATAATTCAGGCGCGGTAGTGAACATAAGCAGATTCTTCACTGAAGAAAACATCCCTGTCCTGCCGGTGCTCTTCTTTCTGCCGTTTATCTATGGGCTCCTCACAGGACTTACTGTCGGATTTGTCGGCAGCACCTTTCCGATCATCCTGGGGCTGGATGGCGTGCATCATATCGGAGCTATCTCTTTTGCGTTCGCATCGGGATATGTCGGTGTGCTCCTCTCGCCTGTGCATCTCTGCCTTGTGCTGACAAGGGAATATTTCAAAGCGTCAATGAACATGATCTACAGAAATACCATTAAAGTATGTGTGCTGATAATGGTTGTCGCGCTGATTGAGTATTTCGTATCCAGCCGTTACTGGCAGTGA
- a CDS encoding tetratricopeptide repeat protein has product MKKLLFTILLLLLSASICRADEDLMKKAYSYYYQGKMAQAIVLMQEASAGNPAPEQLYFIGYAYYKLKDFSNSRKYFDEAYKLDNNYAPVKTKAKE; this is encoded by the coding sequence ATGAAAAAATTACTTTTCACAATCTTATTGCTGCTTCTTTCAGCTTCTATATGCAGGGCGGACGAAGATCTTATGAAAAAAGCATACTCATACTATTATCAGGGGAAGATGGCGCAGGCGATAGTGCTTATGCAGGAGGCATCTGCCGGGAACCCGGCTCCGGAACAACTCTACTTTATCGGTTATGCCTATTACAAGCTTAAGGACTTCAGCAACTCAAGGAAGTACTTTGACGAGGCGTATAAGCTTGATAATAACTATGCCCCTGTAAAAACAAAGGCAAAAGAATAG
- a CDS encoding helix-turn-helix domain-containing protein: MKDVFLTYKDLAERWKFPINTLRIWKHEGKLKAVKFGRSVRFPLAYILELESKGFV, from the coding sequence ATGAAAGACGTATTCCTTACATATAAAGACCTTGCTGAAAGATGGAAGTTTCCTATCAATACTCTTCGTATATGGAAGCATGAGGGTAAATTGAAAGCTGTCAAATTTGGCAGGTCTGTAAGATTTCCTCTTGCTTATATTCTCGAACTTGAGTCAAAGGGTTTTGTTTAA
- the mltG gene encoding endolytic transglycosylase MltG, with translation MMKRFFKSAELAFALLNLAILAAVIAYVNISTPVSSYDKWQQVEIPEGSSYIQSLNILQKEGIIKNKGILLFLGRLTAIDRRLRAGYYNFNTSMSPLDIFRKLREGEIIEHTITIPEGSDLNDIKAAFANTGLFNDESWKLVYDSVFINSIGIKAPSLEGYLFPDTYNFSKSAKPKDILKIMHDRLKEKYDDKLRSRAAEAGMSENEVLTLASIIEREARLDSERAVISAVYHNRLKKEMKLQADPTVNYGTERAGCVTKIVDLKNVTPYNTYVIKGLPPGPIASPGIKSIKAALFPADVDYLFFVSKNDGTHYFSKTGEEHVEAVALYRKAAVKTIDEETGKEAEN, from the coding sequence ATGATGAAGCGTTTCTTCAAATCTGCGGAACTCGCCTTTGCCTTGCTTAACCTGGCCATCCTTGCAGCTGTCATCGCATATGTGAACATTTCGACGCCCGTCTCCTCTTATGACAAATGGCAGCAAGTTGAGATACCCGAAGGATCCAGCTACATACAAAGCCTCAATATACTGCAAAAAGAAGGCATTATAAAAAATAAAGGCATCCTTCTCTTCCTTGGCAGGCTGACCGCTATAGACAGAAGGCTGAGGGCGGGTTATTACAACTTCAATACTTCCATGAGCCCATTGGATATTTTCAGGAAATTAAGAGAAGGTGAGATAATAGAACATACCATTACCATCCCGGAAGGGTCTGACCTGAACGATATTAAAGCAGCATTTGCAAATACCGGGCTTTTCAACGATGAATCCTGGAAGCTTGTATATGACAGTGTGTTCATTAATTCTATCGGAATAAAGGCTCCGAGCCTTGAAGGATATTTATTTCCTGATACTTACAATTTCTCAAAAAGCGCTAAACCAAAAGATATACTAAAGATCATGCATGACAGATTGAAGGAAAAATACGACGATAAATTAAGAAGCAGAGCAGCAGAGGCCGGGATGAGCGAAAATGAGGTGCTGACCCTTGCGTCCATTATTGAACGTGAGGCGCGCCTTGACAGTGAAAGGGCTGTTATATCTGCGGTGTACCATAACAGGCTCAAAAAAGAGATGAAACTTCAGGCAGACCCGACCGTCAATTACGGAACGGAACGCGCCGGGTGTGTGACAAAGATCGTGGATCTGAAAAATGTAACACCATATAACACATATGTGATTAAAGGGCTTCCGCCGGGGCCTATCGCATCCCCGGGAATCAAGTCCATAAAGGCAGCTCTATTTCCTGCTGATGTGGATTATCTCTTTTTTGTATCCAAAAACGACGGGACGCATTACTTCTCAAAGACCGGAGAAGAGCATGTTGAGGCGGTGGCGCTTTATAGAAAAGCTGCGGTAAAGACGATAGATGAAGAAACCGGAAAAGAAGCTGAAAACTAA
- a CDS encoding PBP1A family penicillin-binding protein → MKRILFRTIIILFVLGLGLGIGAYLAVLEGIPDIEEIKKYAPANGTKVYADDDTIIGELKIEKGIHAPISEVPEHLVQALVSVEDSNFWVHRGIDYIAILRALAKDVIAGRIKEGASTITQQLAKVLFLTPEKTVLRKLKEVALAFKIEKNLTKKEILELYLNKVYFGHGAYGVKMAAKTYFGKPVSNLDLAESALIVGLIKAPSTYSPYSNLDKAKQRQYTVLSRMLKEKYISREEMDKAYKQPLHLSSVRSAGYTPNYFLEYIRKYLEDKYGIEMVYKGGLRVYTTLNKDMEIAAVKALQKGLEDLDKRQGFRGALGQKDLDFAKELKDRETFDKVIMEAGDIMTGVVLKVTEQEAAVKAKGIIGRLLLKDAEWAARLIDQKGKTIKEFRDLKLNKILKPGDIIMVKVKTIWKNEPVFELEQEPRVQGAVIAMEPSTGYIRAIVGGYDFSKSEFNRAIFAERQAGSVIKPLIYAAAMDNGYTPASVIIDEPIVFENAELGDWKPGNYDNKYNGATRLRDALAHSRNIITIKLLQDIGVEKAVNFMNSLGLNGPFPRDLTLALGSLSLTPVEITSAFSVFANDGVRMEPIAVKYIIDANGNTIESNRPNGARVITSQTAFLATSMLEDVVNYGTGMRAKALNRPAAGKTGTTNDYIDAWFVGYTPDLAAGVWVGFDDRQTLGKRETGSKAALPVWVDFMKEAIPLSESARPFPVPDGIVTAVIDPVTGLLATNDTEKLVEFFKEGTVPTGYSAGISREKIIMQKEELKKTTPESVQGGMED, encoded by the coding sequence ATGAAACGCATTCTCTTCAGGACAATTATCATCCTCTTCGTTTTAGGCCTCGGCCTGGGCATAGGCGCTTATCTCGCCGTGCTTGAAGGCATCCCTGACATAGAAGAGATCAAAAAATACGCGCCTGCCAACGGGACAAAAGTATACGCCGACGATGACACTATTATAGGCGAATTAAAGATCGAGAAAGGCATACACGCGCCTATAAGCGAGGTGCCTGAACATTTAGTGCAGGCGCTTGTCTCAGTCGAAGATTCCAATTTTTGGGTTCACAGGGGCATTGATTACATAGCTATCTTAAGGGCATTGGCAAAGGATGTGATCGCAGGCAGGATAAAAGAGGGAGCCAGCACCATAACGCAGCAGCTTGCAAAGGTTCTCTTTCTAACACCTGAAAAAACAGTGCTTAGAAAGCTTAAGGAGGTCGCTCTCGCCTTCAAAATTGAGAAGAATCTTACAAAGAAAGAGATACTTGAGCTTTATCTTAACAAAGTATATTTTGGACATGGCGCATACGGCGTAAAGATGGCGGCAAAAACATACTTTGGTAAACCTGTATCCAACCTTGACCTCGCGGAATCCGCCCTTATAGTCGGACTTATAAAGGCGCCCAGCACTTATTCCCCTTACAGCAATCTGGACAAGGCAAAGCAGAGACAGTATACCGTCCTGAGCAGGATGCTCAAGGAGAAATATATAAGCCGGGAAGAAATGGATAAGGCTTACAAACAGCCGCTTCACCTCTCAAGTGTCAGGTCCGCAGGGTATACCCCGAACTATTTTCTTGAATATATAAGGAAATACCTTGAGGATAAATACGGCATAGAGATGGTCTATAAAGGCGGCCTCAGGGTCTATACCACTTTGAATAAGGATATGGAGATAGCAGCGGTCAAAGCCCTTCAAAAAGGGCTTGAAGATCTCGATAAAAGGCAGGGCTTCAGAGGGGCACTCGGGCAGAAAGATCTTGATTTCGCAAAAGAGCTCAAGGATAGGGAGACATTTGATAAGGTGATTATGGAGGCCGGGGACATCATGACCGGCGTAGTCCTAAAGGTAACTGAGCAGGAGGCGGCGGTTAAAGCAAAAGGGATAATCGGCAGGCTATTGCTCAAAGATGCGGAATGGGCCGCAAGGCTCATAGACCAGAAAGGAAAGACGATCAAAGAGTTCAGGGACCTGAAGCTTAACAAGATACTTAAACCCGGCGATATAATAATGGTCAAGGTAAAAACGATATGGAAGAATGAACCTGTATTTGAACTTGAGCAGGAACCGCGTGTACAGGGCGCGGTGATAGCGATGGAGCCTTCAACCGGCTATATCAGGGCGATCGTCGGAGGATATGACTTCAGCAAAAGCGAGTTCAACAGGGCTATCTTCGCCGAAAGGCAGGCAGGCTCTGTTATAAAACCGCTTATCTACGCGGCTGCCATGGATAACGGCTATACACCCGCAAGCGTGATCATTGATGAGCCTATCGTGTTTGAGAACGCGGAGTTAGGCGACTGGAAACCGGGAAACTACGATAATAAATATAACGGGGCAACACGGCTGAGAGACGCGCTCGCGCACTCAAGAAATATAATAACGATAAAACTTCTTCAGGATATAGGCGTAGAAAAGGCTGTAAACTTCATGAACTCTCTCGGCCTCAACGGGCCTTTTCCCCGCGACCTTACGCTCGCGCTCGGCAGCCTGAGCCTGACCCCAGTAGAGATAACTTCGGCATTCTCGGTATTTGCCAATGACGGGGTCAGAATGGAGCCTATCGCCGTAAAATATATCATTGACGCAAACGGGAACACGATCGAGAGCAACAGGCCAAACGGCGCAAGGGTGATAACTTCTCAGACCGCTTTTCTTGCGACATCAATGCTTGAAGATGTCGTCAACTACGGCACAGGCATGCGGGCAAAGGCGCTTAACAGGCCGGCAGCAGGAAAGACCGGCACAACAAACGATTATATAGACGCGTGGTTCGTAGGCTACACCCCGGATCTGGCAGCCGGGGTATGGGTAGGTTTTGATGACCGTCAGACGCTCGGTAAGAGAGAAACAGGTTCAAAAGCTGCTCTTCCTGTGTGGGTAGATTTCATGAAGGAGGCCATCCCCTTAAGCGAAAGCGCCAGGCCTTTCCCGGTCCCTGACGGTATAGTCACAGCCGTCATAGACCCTGTGACAGGGCTTCTTGCTACAAATGATACTGAAAAACTGGTAGAATTCTTTAAGGAAGGCACAGTGCCGACCGGTTATTCAGCAGGCATTTCCAGAGAGAAGATCATTATGCAGAAAGAGGAACTTAAAAAAACAACGCCCGAATCCGTTCAGGGCGGGATGGAGGATTAA
- a CDS encoding pantoate--beta-alanine ligase, protein MQIIHQVKDMHSLSRLLRVSDQSIGFVPTMGALHDGHLSLIRRSKQENDVTVVSIYVNPLQFGRNEDFEKYPRQREKDFEMLSSLEVDTVFIPEDNDMFGEDDTTLISMGEIGNILCGAARPGHFDGVANIVAKFFNIISPDIAYFGQKDFQQSAVIKKLARELKYGIDIIVCPTVREPDGLAMSSRNRYLTEPERKAATLLYRALKHGKDLILAENINDPSRIKKELETMLKAEPLADMQYVEILAPESLAAVTKIELPVIICLAAAFGKARLIDNMVITKEAPSPHNCAL, encoded by the coding sequence ATGCAGATAATCCATCAGGTTAAAGACATGCATTCATTGAGCAGGCTGCTCAGGGTGAGCGACCAGAGCATCGGGTTCGTGCCCACTATGGGCGCGCTTCATGACGGGCATCTAAGCCTTATCAGGCGCTCAAAGCAGGAAAACGACGTAACTGTTGTCAGCATATATGTGAACCCGCTTCAGTTCGGCAGAAATGAAGACTTTGAAAAATATCCCCGGCAGAGAGAGAAAGACTTCGAGATGCTTTCTTCGCTTGAAGTCGATACTGTATTCATACCTGAAGACAATGATATGTTCGGAGAAGATGATACAACACTTATCAGTATGGGAGAGATAGGAAATATACTCTGCGGCGCGGCGCGTCCCGGGCATTTTGACGGCGTTGCCAATATCGTTGCAAAGTTTTTCAACATCATCTCGCCTGACATCGCATATTTCGGGCAAAAAGATTTCCAGCAGTCGGCCGTCATAAAGAAGCTGGCAAGGGAACTGAAATACGGCATTGATATAATAGTGTGCCCTACCGTCAGAGAGCCTGACGGCCTTGCGATGAGCTCAAGGAACCGTTACCTTACGGAACCTGAAAGGAAAGCCGCAACACTCCTTTACAGAGCGTTGAAACACGGAAAAGATCTCATATTAGCGGAAAACATCAATGATCCATCGAGGATAAAGAAAGAATTAGAGACGATGCTGAAAGCAGAGCCGCTTGCTGATATGCAATACGTGGAGATCCTTGCCCCTGAAAGCCTTGCGGCTGTCACTAAAATAGAACTTCCTGTCATAATATGCCTTGCCGCTGCTTTCGGAAAGGCAAGGCTGATCGACAATATGGTAATTACCAAAGAAGCTCCTTCTCCGCATAATTGTGCTTTATGA
- a CDS encoding Bro-N domain-containing protein gives MEDTKIALFKGKKIRKTIHNDEWWFSVVDVVAALTDSVNARDYWFKMKIRVKEEDGFEPSTICRQFKLQAPDGKMRETDCSNTEGIFRIIQSIPSPKAEPFKRWLAKVGYERIQEIENPELATKRTRMLYKLKGYSDDWIEKRMRGIAIREELTDEWKERGAKEEKDYEILTAEISKATFGVTPGEYKNLKGLKRENLRDHMDDFELIFNMLGERSATEIHRNEDSQGMNKLKSDAKAGGDIAGITTNTLYAANLN, from the coding sequence ATGGAAGATACCAAAATCGCATTGTTTAAGGGCAAGAAGATCAGAAAGACAATTCATAATGATGAATGGTGGTTCTCGGTTGTTGATGTTGTAGCAGCACTGACGGATAGCGTAAATGCAAGAGACTATTGGTTTAAAATGAAGATACGAGTCAAAGAAGAAGATGGATTTGAACCGTCGACAATTTGTCGACAGTTTAAATTGCAAGCTCCAGATGGAAAAATGCGTGAGACTGATTGTTCTAATACTGAAGGCATTTTCCGTATCATCCAGTCTATCCCTTCGCCCAAGGCAGAACCATTCAAACGTTGGCTTGCCAAAGTCGGGTATGAAAGGATACAGGAGATTGAAAACCCTGAACTTGCCACTAAAAGAACAAGAATGCTTTACAAACTCAAAGGCTATTCAGATGACTGGATTGAAAAAAGGATGCGCGGAATAGCTATCAGAGAAGAGCTGACTGATGAATGGAAAGAGCGGGGAGCAAAAGAGGAGAAGGACTATGAGATTTTGACGGCTGAGATATCCAAAGCCACTTTTGGAGTAACACCGGGTGAGTATAAGAATCTCAAAGGCTTAAAGCGTGAAAACCTGCGGGACCATATGGATGATTTTGAACTGATCTTTAACATGCTTGGGGAGAGGTCTGCCACGGAGATTCACCGCAATGAAGATTCACAAGGCATGAACAAACTTAAATCAGATGCTAAAGCCGGAGGGGATATTGCCGGTATTACTACGAACACATTATACGCAGCGAACCTGAATTAA
- the ispG gene encoding flavodoxin-dependent (E)-4-hydroxy-3-methylbut-2-enyl-diphosphate synthase — protein MKKPEKKLKTKQITLGNLRIGGGAPVSVQSMTKTDTRNVPSVVSQIKKLESAGCEIIRVAVLDLDAAKAIKAIKRKISIPLIADVHFDHRLALEAMANGADGLRINPGNIGSKLKVREVVSAAKDKGVPIRIGVNAGSLEKELLKKYGHPTAEALVESAKKHIRILEDLEFTAIKISLKASDVMTTVDAYRLFSKKFRYPLHIGISEAGPAFSGTIKSAIGLGILLSEGIGDTMRVSLTAGPVEEVKVAYEILKSLQIRQESPNIISCPTCGRCEINMRGLVDKVEAGLVKIKKPIKVAVMGCVVNGPGEAREADIGIAGGKGVGILFKHGRIVKKIKERDLYKTLMEEIEKY, from the coding sequence ATGAAGAAACCGGAAAAGAAGCTGAAAACTAAACAGATAACACTTGGCAATCTCAGGATAGGCGGCGGGGCCCCGGTCAGTGTGCAGTCCATGACCAAGACCGACACCAGGAATGTTCCCTCCGTCGTGTCTCAGATAAAAAAGCTCGAATCCGCAGGCTGTGAGATCATCAGGGTTGCGGTTCTGGATTTAGACGCGGCAAAGGCGATAAAAGCGATAAAAAGGAAGATCAGCATCCCGCTCATCGCAGATGTCCACTTTGATCACAGGCTGGCGCTTGAGGCAATGGCAAACGGTGCAGATGGCCTGAGGATCAATCCCGGCAATATCGGCAGCAAGCTGAAAGTGCGGGAAGTCGTCAGCGCCGCAAAGGACAAAGGTGTGCCGATAAGGATCGGAGTAAACGCAGGCTCGCTTGAAAAAGAGCTTCTGAAAAAATACGGCCATCCAACCGCAGAGGCGCTTGTTGAAAGCGCTAAAAAACATATCAGGATCCTTGAGGATCTGGAATTCACAGCCATCAAAATATCTCTCAAGGCATCGGATGTGATGACGACTGTTGATGCGTACAGGCTTTTTTCAAAGAAATTCCGCTATCCGCTCCATATAGGCATATCAGAGGCCGGCCCTGCCTTCTCAGGCACTATCAAGAGCGCCATAGGCCTCGGGATACTGCTCTCTGAAGGCATCGGTGATACAATGCGGGTCTCACTTACCGCTGGCCCTGTTGAGGAGGTAAAGGTTGCATATGAGATACTCAAATCACTTCAAATCAGGCAGGAGAGCCCAAACATAATCTCATGCCCGACATGCGGCAGGTGTGAAATAAATATGAGAGGGCTGGTTGATAAAGTAGAGGCAGGACTTGTTAAAATAAAAAAACCGATAAAAGTGGCTGTAATGGGATGTGTAGTTAACGGCCCGGGTGAGGCGAGAGAGGCTGACATCGGCATCGCCGGCGGAAAAGGAGTGGGCATACTCTTTAAGCACGGCCGGATAGTTAAAAAGATAAAAGAGCGCGACCTCTACAAGACATTGATGGAGGAGATAGAGAAATATTAA
- the ruvX gene encoding Holliday junction resolvase RuvX — MRVLCLDVGDVRTGVAVSDAIGMTANGLKTIENKDPIPEIKKIIDDYLEEIGSVVVGMPRMMNGTIGTQGEKVMEFAERLKNEISLPVILWDERLSTTTAEKALIESNVSRKKRKGLRDKVAATVILQNYLDSKGR, encoded by the coding sequence ATGAGAGTATTATGTCTTGATGTAGGAGATGTGCGCACCGGAGTTGCTGTCAGCGATGCCATAGGCATGACAGCCAACGGGCTGAAGACGATTGAAAACAAAGACCCCATCCCGGAGATAAAGAAGATAATTGATGATTACCTTGAGGAAATAGGCTCAGTCGTTGTCGGGATGCCGAGGATGATGAACGGAACAATAGGCACTCAGGGTGAAAAGGTCATGGAATTTGCAGAGAGGTTAAAGAATGAGATATCACTGCCCGTAATTCTCTGGGATGAGAGGCTCAGTACCACAACAGCTGAAAAGGCGCTGATAGAGTCAAACGTCTCAAGGAAGAAGCGAAAGGGCCTTCGTGACAAGGTCGCAGCTACAGTTATCCTCCAAAATTACCTTGACAGCAAGGGGAGATGA